A section of the Mastomys coucha isolate ucsf_1 unplaced genomic scaffold, UCSF_Mcou_1 pScaffold15, whole genome shotgun sequence genome encodes:
- the Patl2 gene encoding protein PAT1 homolog 2 has protein sequence MKCLEGRHLYQRPSKFSVPLAPEEGLVCAFQLEEKEKENEEEFVCSDRAPEVKEEGNDLGDPAIVSAIQNTQVPQQRGLHTSPRVKASGALGMSPASLHSLWQSVFPRASSPAHHFGPQQPSPDPFLFYSPLTPWPPKLSLPSHLTQLHPQHQQILRQQRQQQRWRWRQSPTARSVPAQKPWSRERDAYANLMTRKEKDWVIRVQMVQLQGENPRLDDYYYQKYYQKLEKRRADKELLGQKNRADFLKLVTPYIQKSEVYESVVRIEGSLGQVAVSTCFSPRRAIDAVSHGTQEQDIGAASSQRLRILSQIEKMFLQLLKIEEGQNDGIPQLYHSREQRKRVEKLFQALKTQEQNNLEEAADNLLQVLSVRKGKILVARLLPFLPPDQAVSLLLYVTYHLPLLIQRDMADQGLHMLFKPLGKYISHLTFRQLLHALQGLMLLSPGSSERPVSVVLQNQFGISLLYALLSHGEQLVSLDSSLRSSSDCAAWTDLVILIAWEIAQLPAASLAEPLAFPRNLLPLFCHHMDKQLVQ, from the exons ATGAAATGCCTTGAAG GTCGGCACTTATATCAGAGGCCAAGCAAATTCTCTGTCCCCTTGGCTCCTGAAGAAGGCTTAGTATGTGCCTTCCaactggaagaaaaagagaaggaaaatgaagaggaatTTGTGTGTTCAGATCGGGCCCCAGaagtgaaggaggaagggaatgatCTTGGGGATCCAGCCATAGTCAGCGCCATCCAAAATACCCAAGTACCACAGCAG AGAGGGCTGCACACTTCCCCCAGAGTCAAGGCCTCTGGTGCCTTGGGGATGTCACCAGCATCCCTGCATTCTCTGTGGCAG TCTGTGTTTCCAagagccagttctccagcccaTCATTTTGGACCTCAGCAGCCTTCACCAGATCCTTTTCTGTTCTACAGCCCACTGACACCGTGGCCCCCTAAACTCAG CCTTCCCAGTCATCTGACCCAGCTCCACCCTCAGCACCAACAGATCCTGCGGCAGCAGAGGCAGCAAcagcggtggcggtggcggcagAGTCCAACAGCAAG AAGTGTCCCCGCCCAGAAGCCTTGGTCTCGAGAGCGGGACGCCTATGCCAACCTCATGACCCGAAAGGAGAAGGACTGGGTGATAAGAGTGCAGATGGTTCAGCTGCAGGGCGAGAACCCCCGCCTGGATGATTACTACTACCAG AAGTACTATCAGAAGCTAGAGAAGAGACGGGCAGACAAAGAGCTGCTTGGACAGAAGAACAGGGCTGATTTTCTCAAGTTGGTCACGCCTTACATCCAGAAGTCCGAAGTTTATGAGTCAG TGGTACGGATTGAGGGTTCCCTGGGCCAGGTAGCTGTATCAACATGTTTTAGCCCTCGCCGAGCTATTGATGCTGTATCTCACGGAACTCAAGAGCAG GATATAGGAGCTGCAAGCAGCCAGAGGCTTCGGATATTATCCCAGATTGAGAAG ATGTTCCTTCAGTTACTAAAGATAGAGGAGGGCCAGAATGATGGGATCCCACAGCTCTACCACTCGAGGGAACAGAGAAAGCGGGTTGAGAAGCTCTTTCAGGCCTTAAAGACCCAGGAGCAAAACAACCTGGA GGAGGCAGCAGATAACCTTCTGCAAGTGCTGTCTGTGAGGAAAGGGAAAATTCTGGTGGCTCGGCTGCTCCCCTTCTTGCCCCCAGATCAAGCTGTTAGCCTCCTCCTGTATGTCACTTACCATCTGCCCCTCCTGATCCAGAGGGACATGGCTGACCAG GGACTACACATGCTATTCAAACCTCTGGGGAAATATATCAGTCATTTGACCTTCCGTCAGCTCCTCCATGCACTGCAAGGTCTAATGTTGCTATCCCCTGGCTCCTCGGAGCGGCCAGTCTCTGTGGTACTTCAGAATCAG TTTGGGATATCTCTGCTGTATGCCTTGCTGAGTCATGGAGAGCAACTGGTATCCCTGGATTCTTCCCTCCGATCCAGCAGTGACTGTGCAGCTTG GACAGACTTGGTGATTCTGATTgcctgggagatagctcagttgccTGCAGCATCTTTGGCGGAGCCTCTAGCCTTCCCCAGGAATCTGCTTCCCCTGTTCTGCCATCACATGGACAAACAATTAGTTCAGTAG